The Elaeis guineensis isolate ETL-2024a chromosome 11, EG11, whole genome shotgun sequence genomic interval CTTTGCACACGGAAGGATTTATGTAAGATTCATAGGGGTTGGGTTATAATCGATTGACTGGTGCATTGAAAgccgcgccccccccccccctcaaATTGTTGGATCATGTCAGAGGCGTATTTAGGCCTTCATATCAATGTTATTTTGCTTAAGCTACCATCTTTTTACAACATATAATTTTCATTCCTCTTCTGGACCTACAGTGCTGGTAGTACTGTGTCAACCAACTTGTGCAACATTTAATCTTCTGCTTCCAACCAAGTGGAATTGTAGGTTTTCCTTCTTTGCAATTCTTTTGTCTAAGCTAATAGTTCCATTGGACCTGATGTTGCTAAAATTTCTTTCGGCAATTTGAATTTGTATTGAGATATTAAATGCAAGCATGAATGCCGTAATGCAGACCGACTGGGAGGGTGGGTACTTCCCTTTGACACTCCATTTCAGCGAGGACTACCCCAGCAAACCTCCCAAGTGCAAGTTCCCACAAGGTTTCTTTCACCCAAATGTCTACCCTTCTGGAACAGTATGCCTTTCTATTCTTAATGAGGACAGTGTAAGTAAATAGGCCACAAAGCAGGCTTCAGACTATTGTCAATTTAGCTTGATTACTCTGGATCACCCAATTTTTGTTGTTTCCAGGGTTGGAGACCAGCCATTACTGTGAAACAGATTCTTGTTGGAATACAGGACTTACTTGATCAGCCAAATCCTTCTGATCCTGCCCAGACTGACGGTTATCACCTCTTTATCCAGGTCTGTGGATTAATAACTCTTGTTTGAGTTCACTGGCTGCTTCAATTGAAGTTGCTGATGcacagtttgtcatgaactattaAATTGGCAGGACCTCACAGAATATAGGAGACGGGTTCGACAGCAGGCCAAACAGTACCCACCGCTGGTCTAATATTGCCTTAATGTTGAAATTTTATGTTGCACATCCTCCCACAATCGAAAACTTCTCGTTTGCTTGTGTTTGGACTGGACCATAAAATGTTTGTTGAAATTTGGGTGCGACACCTCTTAGATATTGACTTGCCAGATTGGTTTGGTGAAAAATTCTACTGTACTGATATTGTGGTTATCATGGTGTTTATAAAGAGGTTAACCTGTCTCTGATGTTATTTGATGTAGTTGGCTTGCTTGCTGCCTTTGGTAAATGACATTACCATGGATTGACAATAGAGTCAAATGAACCGAGATATTGGCAAGTTCATACAGAGGGTCAACCTCTCGGGGCCCAGAGACGTTATTTCATCTGAGCTATGAGCATATGAGAAACGTGATATTTGACGCCAATCCTTGATTTTAACATGAAACATCTTTCCAGCCTACTGCTTCCCATgtgttttttttgttaaatttactGCTTCCCATGTTTAACACCGGAACTGAGTGGGTATTTATAATAGGCAGGTTGACGTTAGCGTCATGCCCATGGGATGATCTGAATGATTTTAAGGTCGTAATTATCATCTGTTCAAAAGCCAGATGGAAACACTAACCATGATGTGAAGCCAAAAGAAAGCAAATGTTATGGAGAGTTGTCTGTTGGTTGCATTGCCATCCTTCAGAATGAAGGGCCGAGCATCCAAGTAAGCTACAAAATAAACTTTACGAAGTGTTCTTATTGCAAGTTGGAGCTCTTGCACAGGCGACATGGCTACTGATCCAAAAAATCTATCTGATGAGGTTTTCTTTAATAGATTCGTCAAAGTCATCTACAAATTCATTAATGAATCCGTGAAAGCCTGCTCAGATCATTTCTTTAGTGGAAGAAGTTACATCCAATTATTGGATCATGTTATTGCAACTCAAGGATGCTCTAACAATGATTCCAGCAGGTCACATGTAAGTTGGATCCCTGAAAAGATCCCATTGTGAATTGATAAAAGTGAAGCAAACGCATTAATACCCAGGGCTCCAAGGGCACCATCCTTCTACCATACAAGCATGGTATCTTTCACATAGGCAGCACGAATCATTTACTGAGAGCTAGGAGATTCTACACATCAAGAACTTCCACGGTATCCAGCTAAAAGGTGATCTGAATCTGCAATGCTTCATCATATAAATGTCTCACATACACCAGCTAATATGTGCATATAGTTGTTGAGCATCCATTGAGCAACTAAACTATTTTGCAGTCAACTATAATTAGAACGCAGTACTTTCCTGATACAGCATGAAGACATACTGAAAATGGTAGTTTAATATTAATTCAATGCCTCTAGGTTGATTGTTGACATGTTAGAAAAGGTACAGAAGCAGTAAGAGTGGCTAGTCCTTGGAAACCAGAAGACAATATTGTCCTTTTTTTGCTGAAGCTGAAGACACTACCGTCAAGCACCTTGAGTTTGATGGTAATGGTCAATGTTTTACAACTATCAAAATTCTACGGTAACAATAACAACATAATAAAGAACTGAAACTTGAACAGATTCATCATATTTATAACTATAATAATCTGATTACATTAAATATAATCACTTATTAAGTGATGTAATTCTATTGCTTAAATGGAAGACTAAATGGACATATTAGATAATTCAGAAGTGAGCTGGTGATAGAGCCCAACCATGACCCAGATTGATAGGACAACAAGGTTGCATTTTTTTCAACCCTTTTTTTTCTAACAACGGACAAGATACAGAATTTACAATATCAGGATGAGATTGTGGTGATAATATAAGTTGTTTTCTAGAAGATTTGAATCTGCATTGACTTAACGGACTTTGCATCTTGAGCATATTCCATGATTCTAGCCACAAGTCATCAAAAGCCTACCATCAAAGACTTTCTCCCATCAGATAGGACAAAAGGAACTGAGATTAAATAGAAAGATAGATAAAACCAAATCAGAGCATATATTTTTAGCATTCCTTGTGCATGACTCGCGTAGATTTTGCATCTTGGATCACTGCATTACAATACCAAAAGAGGAGACAATAATATATTCTCATTTTTGTTGTACTAGCAGTTCGGAAGACAGGTCAAAACTAAGAAATTGTCTCCAATGTAGTGTTATGAAAATGTAGAACTCCTGGGACTGTTTGGTTGCCTGAGATTTTCTAAAGCCAATAATGATAAAAGATGATTATCTGTAAGACAGCTTTTGCAAAGAACAGGGGAGCCTGTTTTTCATAAAACTTATCATTCAGGTTTTATGACTTGTCCATTTTTGTAAAAGTCATTAATTTGAGTTTTTCAGATACCTGTTTTACCCAAAATTATCAATTAAACTGCACCTCAGAGACAGCAAAACAACCATAGCATGGAAACTCTTCTAAGAGTAAAGAAAAAGTAAGGCAATAAAAACATCACAAAAAGATGTTGTACGcaacatatagatatgatcttatCATGACAACAATGTACAGTCACAAATTCTATAGCCTGGAGTAccctttttttattttagtaGTAGTACCAGGAAAGCAATATGCTTGGATAGATAAAGATGACATGTTCCAATTATGCTATGGGAAATTGTAATGTAGTTTGTTTATTGGGCTTATTGTCATGTATATGCTAGTCATCAAATATAAAAACAAACATAACATGGAAACTTTTCTGAAAgtggagaaaaagaaaagcaataaAAACATCACAAAGAATAGTATGTAAACAATCTACAGAAATATCATGGACAGAtgatgttttatttttagtatgtACTcaatatatagatatgatcttatCATGACCAATGTAAACTTTTCTTCATGTATTcaatatatagatatgatcttatCATGACAACAATGTACAATCATAAATTCCATAGCCCGGAGTACCCTACTTTTTATTTTTGTAGTAGTACTAGGAAAGCAATATGCTTGGACAGATAAAGATGACAATGTTCCAATTGTGCTATGGGGAATTGTTATCTTGTTTGTTTATTTGGCTTAGTGTCATGTACAGGAGTCATCAAATATAGAACATTAGAGGGTTCAGAATCTTGAAAATTCCCTCTAACATATCAACTAAAGAAAGTGTTTCATCGGTAGGAAAATAACAGCGAACTAGATCCCATAGCCTGGTTTACAAATGGACTAGGTAATCATACATACTTTGTATACTTTTCTCCAAAACAAAAAAATCCATACTCAAGTAAGATGTTTCACAAGTCACTCTTTATGAAGAATGCTCCTCTGCACAGCATTCAAAACACAAAGTTTGCAAATCTGGAGCATAAGAAATTCTTTCTTCTCGGCTGATATCTTAACAAAGATAAAAAGCTGTTTTGATGAGCTAGTAGTTACTGATTATCATCGAATAAAGGAAAAAAGACTTCTATGTTTTCAAAGGCCTTTGGGAAGCACTAAATCACCCCTTTGACAAAATGAAAGTCTTGTGAAAAAAATGTCACACAAAAGTATGCTTCCTCACTTATACCAGCAACTAGGGCTGAGCATAGGTCGGGTTCGATTaggttgagagaaaaattttatctgaCCGACCCAATCAGATTGAAGAAAATTTAACCCGCTGCCAAccatttatcatatataaaccgtTTGAAACCAAAGTGAATGGTTTGTAGCGGGTTCGGATGGGTTGTATCTATTGATCCAATGTTGATTTTAAATCCAATATTGGCCCACTTAAGCTTATTTGcatttttttaatcaatttaatgcaaaaaaaaaGGCCGAAACcttataagttacaaattttggatttatttttgaatttgtacaaaataaaacagaaacagaAAAGATTTACTCATCTGAAAGCAATTACATCTGAAAGCTTTTACTttagaattatctcaaattgatgtgcttctatcaacaattcaacattaatatttCTATGAATCCAAATAGGTGACGGGGTGTTTTTGGAATGAAGTATCGAAGTCTAAATGATGCCATCCCAAAAATAaaagtgagtttgtgaaatactatATCGGTTGGGTTTAGTTTCATATGGATTAAAAGTGTATGAACCGAACCCGACCGTAAATAACCGATTTTTTACAAACCCCAACCCGATTCCACCCAATTTTTGTCTTCCAACCAACCGAAACTGATATTTATTGGGTCAGATTGGGTGGATTTCTTTGGGTTTCGGTTATTTGCTCAGCCCTACCAGCAACCAATGTCCTCTTGCAACATTATCAAGGTACTGGTTAAGGATGCCAACAAGGCAGGCTACCATAAGAACATAGCTGGCTCCAAATATAACATCCACATGTACATTGCCAATACCAATCACCTTCCTATGGCACCAAGCATGAATGATTACCCACCTTACCTCCATCTCTTTTCTATTGATTACAATGGTTCCATGGATGTCCACAGTAAAACCTGGTACATACTCATCTTCAAGGCAATTCAATCTATGACAAAAGGTGGAAGAATAGACCCTACAGCCACTACAAGTTATTACTGGTTGAATTGAAACTATCAGCCTACAATTCTTACAATATGCCTTTTTTGTCACTTGGTAGTCCTCTTGGAGCATCATTGGCCATTGACATCGAAGCCGCATACCATATTATGGATGTTGCCAGTTACTACCTAACTTGGTTATCTAGAAAGATAAACCGGACATCTTACCCGAACTTGATGATCTCTACCTGTCACCCATATTACTATTGCTATTATCCCTTctcattttgattttttctatgtTACTTATGTCCATTTGGTCCTAGGAACGACTAAGACATTATTTTTTTGTCCTCAGCTTATAATTTCAATTTTCATTTACATAAGCTTCAAACATTCAAGGATATTTGAATAATCAAAGGATCCGGatgagaaaatctctagatcattTAGGTTGCTGATCATGCTTGTCCGAGTGTTTATGCTTGATTTGATAGTTCTAGGGTTTAGATTGCACAAGGTAGAAGTATAATATTTGGGAAAGAGCATACACAAGAAAAATGGTAGAAATGGAGGGAATAACAGAAGAATTCTCAAGCTGCACGGCAAAATGAAGAAGTTTAAAATCCTCTAATAAAGTATACATTGGGTGTAGAATAATATGAGATGCAATGTAAAAGAGGGCTCGCCCCCTAATCTCCCAATAGGACATTCACTTCTTTCATGAAGATGGGTTATTACATAACATAATCTCTCGTTAACTATGTTTTTATCCCTCAAATTCCCATCCATTAATTGCCGAAGTTAATCTAAGAAACTCCAAAAATCATATGTATACTAATATGGTTTTGGCAATAACTCATTTTTTGCCAAGTCTAGACTTTATTCTTATTTATACTAATATTGTTTTACAAGTTCTACATCAATCCCCTAGGCTGGAAATATCTTGGCCTGGATGGGAATACTTGGATTTGCTGAATAAACATGTCAAGATTCAATTTCTTCAAATTCTCTTCAGAAATACATGTGCTTTTACATGACGATTATCCAAGCCACTTAGACTATACCTGGAAGCAGAACAAGAGGGAGTAAAAGTTCTTTAACCCAGTGATTCCCCCTTTCCAGCCAAACACTCATTGGAGCAGTTGGGTTAAATGGCTGTTATAGAAGGTTAAGTATTTTTGAAAAGTTGGTACACAACTTTTTGCCTTTAAAATCCCTTTACCCCACTTGACCAGGATAAGTTACTCCACCACGCATGGTGGAGTAATTTATTCCAGATTAAAGAGCAATCCACTCATTCTTGGTTATCTTATTCTGCTTCCAAACACAgccttaatgaagaattaatgctATTGAATATTGATTGCTTCTTTCCAAGAgttctttatttttataagaaaaagctAGGATGGGTGGATGTAAGACAAAAATCCATGTGAAGCAGGATCAATCCCAGGTCTCTTGTACCAAAACACTATACCAAGTCAGCTCGTTGGCGTGCTTGCCTCTTCCTATAGTTGCCTCCGTGTCAAAGATATCCTAAATCATGTACTGAGGTTTTTTATGAAGTTGGTCCATCTTCTTGGAAGGGTTGTTTGAATCTTAAGCATCGTGAAAACTATTGAAATGAGATTGGCCACATTTAAGATGGGACTAAGTTTATGTTCCTTCGAAGGTCCAGCAGAGCATCGGAACTTACtttttctttaataaaaaataaaaataaaaatcctgcaCTGGTTAATTTAATACTGATTATGTAACTAAATGTAATGTTTTCCATTAATAACCCTTCTTTGAGGTAAGACATCCAATATAGAAAAAGGATTATGAACATGCGAAAGTAAGGTTTGATGCAGCATACGAGATAACAGATGTACAATTTCGGTCTTATATCGAAGAGAATGCTTATGGAAAAAAACTTTGTACATATAGATGAACATATCGAAACTATTTACCAAATACATTCCAAACTTCTTAACACCAAAATAATAGGTGGTAAAAATGAAACATAAAATGGCATGTCAAAAGCATCGCATTCATACATTACCTAGCAGTGACTTCTCGTAGTTCTTCAATTGGGTCATAAAACCATGATTCGGAGCTATTTGTGGTCGTTTGCCTCTAAGTAGCGATAAAGCATGTGACAAACTCATGTGGTACTTCTTCATTAGATAAGCAGTAATAACAGTGACACTGTAGAGTATATTTAGAAATCTCATCATCAGAGGTAAAGTAATTACAATACAACACATATTAAATCACATATCTATTAGACTTAAAATTTTGGTAGTTATAAGTATTGGAAATTTGGAACCCTTTTCTAGCGACTACTTTATAAACTGAAGAGTACTGGTTTCTTGTCTATGAATTTTCCATGAGGATAGAATAAAACAGAATGCATCATTTAAGTAGTATAGCATGTTAACAAAACTTAATTATAGTAGGCTGTCTTGCATGGTAGTGCATTGTATTCATGTTAATGCGTACCATCATTACATTATCTTAGTCTGCTCACATATCCTATGCACATGCATAAGCACTTCTTAAATCAAAGATATGTAAGAAGCAAACATGTTCCATATGGAAGCATTTGGGCTTAAACAGTCTCAAAAACAATATAGCTTTACTAAATATTTAGGAGTTGTTACAAACATGATGTGAATTCCATGCAGGGGATAACAAGGTAAAATGTAAGTATTGTACACAAAATACCATTTGCATGGATAATTTCCTAAGAAGAAGAATAATATAGAATGGACCTTCACAAAAATATTCTGCAATTTGGAGTGTAGAGGTAAGACATGGCAAGTTTCTGGAACTATAGCACCGACAAAGCAAGTGGCAGACAGTATTTTTATGATTGGCCTGCTTATAAATATTCAGGGTGCTCACGTTATGAATTGATGTTTGCAAATGCACTCTAGCCACAACCACTTATATGCTTACATGT includes:
- the LOC105054230 gene encoding SUMO-conjugating enzyme SCE1; this encodes MSGGIARGRLAEERKAWRKNHPHGFVAKPETLADGSVNLMVWNCTIPGKQGTDWEGGYFPLTLHFSEDYPSKPPKCKFPQGFFHPNVYPSGTVCLSILNEDSGWRPAITVKQILVGIQDLLDQPNPSDPAQTDGYHLFIQDLTEYRRRVRQQAKQYPPLV